One genomic window of Myxocyprinus asiaticus isolate MX2 ecotype Aquarium Trade chromosome 5, UBuf_Myxa_2, whole genome shotgun sequence includes the following:
- the LOC127441191 gene encoding uncharacterized protein LOC127441191, translating to MAKLIIFTIISTAHIFVCWGQDSVEQPSKEMTAKEGEQVALLCNYTSVTTNAYLFWYKQLPNTSPTFILSEFTIGKGTTAPDFKERFSATMDSTLRTVPLTIQNLHVSDSAVYYCALQPTDAVHQNTRFQTAFEGAAVTINCTYESTDPSPTIFWYQQKGNGSPKYMLNTISAYGNKNQEFKDRFNAVLDSSSKSVPLTIQDLHVSDSAVYYCALRPTETKTHSALIQKLCVSIHKLLPKQDRRFFEILQAQAEDRHAIRSFLSQERTPAATLDSHSPLPPPTLLKMGTEDDQEAFLDLFE from the exons ATGGCAAAATTGATCATTTTTACTATTATCTCCACAGCACATATTTTTG tgtGCTGGGGACAAGACAGCGTTGAACAGCCTTCCAAAGAAATGACTGCAAAAGAAGGAGAACAAGTTGCTTTACTGTGCAATTATACTTCTGTTACTACAAATGCATATCTCTTCTGGTATAAACAGCTACCAAACACATCACCAACATTCATTCTGAGTGAATTCACAATTGGTAAAGGAACTACTGCACCTGATTTTAAGGAGAGATTTTCTGCAACAATGGATTCCACACTGAGAACAGTTCCACTGACAATCCAGAATCTGCATGTGTCTGATTCTGCTGTGTACTACTGCGCTCTGCAGCCCACA GATGCTGTCCACCAGAATACAAGATTTCAAACTGCTTTTGAAGGTGCAGCTGTAACAATCAATTGTACATATGAAAGCACTGATCCATCCCCAACTATCTTCTGGTACCAGCAAAAAGGGAATGGATCCCCAAAATACATGCTGAACACAATTAGTGCTTATGGAAATAAAAACCAAGAGTTCAAAGACAGGTTTAATGCAGTTCTCGACAGCTCTTCAAAATCAGTTCCACTGACAATCCAGGATCTGCATGTGTCTGACTCTGCTGTGTACTATTGTGCTCTGCGGCCCACTGAGACTAAAACACATTCAGCACTCATACAAAAACTCTGTGTGAGCATTCACAA ATTACTTCCAA AACAAGACCGCCGGTTCTTTGAGATTCtgcaagctcaagcagaggaccggcacgcGATCCGGAGcttcctcagccaggagagaacCCCGGCCGCAACCCTGGACagccacagccccctgcccccacccacactCTTAAAGATGGGGACGGAAGATGACCAAGAGGCCTTCCTCGATCTTTTTGAGTGA